A genome region from Triticum aestivum cultivar Chinese Spring chromosome 2B, IWGSC CS RefSeq v2.1, whole genome shotgun sequence includes the following:
- the LOC123044799 gene encoding uncharacterized protein, protein MGMSGAASGGAGCGRGEYMRIPEDVDAIKEAVKEEGECPRLLRCRAIRWWAKVAVLGIFLAGAAAAAVVFLGPLVIKKVVVPIIDWQSRTFSRPVILLICFGAIALFPSVLIPSSPFMWIAGMTFGYGYGFMIITTAMSIGMSLPFCIGSAFHSRIHRWLEKWPKKAAFVRLAGEGDWFHQFRAVALLRISPFPYIVFNYASVATNVKYCPYIVGSMAGTIHETLLAIYSGKLVQSLAAATSQGSFLSVDQIIYNGIGFAVAAVSTAAITIYAKKALQKLQAEDELC, encoded by the exons ATGGGAATGTCGGGGGCCGCCAGTGGCGGTGCCGGATGCGGACGCGGCGAGTACATGAGGATCCCGGAGGATGTGGACGCGATCAAGGAGGCCGTAAAGGAGGAAGGGGAGTGCCCAAGGTTGCTGCGATGCCGCGCGATCCGGTGGTGGGCGAAGGTCGCCGTACTCGGGATCTTCCTCGCAGGCGCGGCCGCGGCCGCCGTCGTTTTCCTGGGCCCACTCGTCATCAAGAAG GTGGTTGTGCCGATTATTGACTGGCAATCAAGAACTTTCAGCCGACCAGTTATTCTTCTAATATGTTTTGGTGCAATCGCTTTATTCCCAAGTGTCTTGATACCTTCTTCTCCCTTTATGTGGATTGCGGGGATGACCTTTGGATATGGTTATGGCTTTATGATAATTACAACGGCGATGAGCATAGGCATGTCATTACCATTTTGTATAGGATCTGCGTTTCATTCCAGAATACAC AGATGGTTGGAAAAATGGCCGAAGAAAGCTGCTTTTGTTAGACTTGCTGGTGAAGGAGATTGGTTCCATCAATTTAGGGCAGTTGCTTTACTTAGGATTTCTCCATTTCCATATATAGTTTTTAACTACGCTTCCGTGGCTACAAATGTCAAATATTGTCCATATATAGTTGGTTCAATGGCGGGAACCATACATGAAACCCTCCTTGCAATTTATAG TGGGAAGCTCGTTCAAAGCTTGGCTGCGGCGACTAGCCAAGGGTCTTTCTTGTCAGTGGATCAGATCATCTACAATGGAATTGGCTTTGCGGTTGCTGCAGTTTCCACTGCTGCAATAACTATTTATGCGAAAAAGGCGCTCCAAAAATTGCAAGCCGAGGATGAGCTATGTTGA